GTCCAGCAGCTCGGCGATGAGCCGGGTGACCCGGCCGGCATCGGCGTCGACGGTCTCCAGCATCAGCCGCTTCTGGTCGTCGGTGAAGCGCTCCCACTTGGCGAGCAGGGTGGCGGTGAACCCTTTCACCGAGGTCAGCGGGGAGCGCAGCTCGTGGGCGACGGTGGCGATCAGCTCGGCGTGGCTGCGTTCGGTACGCCGCCGGGCCTCGGTGCCGCGCAGCGAGACGACGACCCGGCGCACCGGACCGAGCGGGTGCTCGCGTACGTAACGGGCGGAGACCAGGACCTCACGGCCGCCGGGCAGCAGGAGGTTACGCTCGGGCTGCCCGTTACGGGTGGCCAGACCGCCGTACGGGTCGGTCAGCGGCCACCAGCGCTTGCCCTTGAGGTCCTCCAGCGGGAGGGCCAGCTCCAGGGGGCGGCCGATCACGCGGGCGCGGGGGGTGGCGGTGATGCGGGCGGCCGCCGCGTTGAAGCAGACGACACGGCCGCTCTCGTCGGCGACGACGAGCCCGTCGGGCAGGTCGTCGGGGTCGATGCCGGTGGAGAGGGCGTCCACGTGTCCGATGCCGGTGCCGTCCGCGCTCCCGGCAGCGGTGTGCGCCGGTCGCGGCGAGCTCATGCCGACAGCCATTATCCCGTATCCCCACCTCTCGAACCGGTGCAGTGGGCCCCCGAGTTCGTCACCCTACTAGCCGTCGGTGAACCGGCGACACCCTGCGGGGGCGCGCGGTGGGAGTGCGCCGGTGGGCGGGAAAGCGGAATGGCCGGGACCGATCGGTGACGGGCCGTCGGGAGGCGTGGAGTCACGCCTCGGGGACGTGGCGCGGCCGCTGGGCGCGGGCGGACGCGTAGAGGCAGACAGCGGCCGCGGTGGCCAGGTTGAGGCTCTCCGCCTTGCCGTGGATCGGGACGCGGACGACGGCGTCGGCGAGCGCCCGGGTCTCCTCGGGCAGCCCCCAGGCCTCGTTGCCGAAGACCCAGGCGGTGGGGCCGCCCATGGTGCCCGCGTCCAGCTCGTCGTCCAGGTCGTCGTCCCCGGCCCCGTCGGCGGCGAGGATGCGCACCCCGGCGTCCCGGAGCCCCTGCACGGCCTGGTCGACGGGGACGCCGACGGCGACGGGCAGATGGAAGAGCGAACCGACCGACGCCCGTACGGACTTGGGGTTGTACAGGTCCACCGAGGCGTCGGTCAGGACCACGGCGTCGGCACCGGCCGCGTCGGCGCAGCGCAGTACCGTACCGGCGTTCCCGG
This DNA window, taken from Streptomyces griseus subsp. griseus, encodes the following:
- a CDS encoding ATP-binding protein, translated to MAVGMSSPRPAHTAAGSADGTGIGHVDALSTGIDPDDLPDGLVVADESGRVVCFNAAAARITATPRARVIGRPLELALPLEDLKGKRWWPLTDPYGGLATRNGQPERNLLLPGGREVLVSARYVREHPLGPVRRVVVSLRGTEARRRTERSHAELIATVAHELRSPLTSVKGFTATLLAKWERFTDDQKRLMLETVDADAGRVTRLIAELLDISRIDSGRLELRRQPVDITAAVARHIQALITGGQAVDRFLVRTRGPLPDLWADPDKIDQVLGNLLENAVRHGEGTVTIEIAPAPAPGGCDEMGTAVTVSDEGPGIPEESMGRVFTRFWRGSKRGGTGLGLYIVKGIVEAHGGTITVDRGPGGGAEFRFILPVSMPAYLK
- a CDS encoding TrmH family RNA methyltransferase; the protein is MGTPELISPRSPRVAAARRLARRTFRGKERRFIAEGPQAVREAAAHRGGDGEPTLLELFATPEAADRYADIVDAAHAAGARVHLAGADVLADVSQTVTPQGLIGVCRFLDSPFQEILDAKPTLVAVLANVRDPGNAGTVLRCADAAGADAVVLTDASVDLYNPKSVRASVGSLFHLPVAVGVPVDQAVQGLRDAGVRILAADGAGDDDLDDELDAGTMGGPTAWVFGNEAWGLPEETRALADAVVRVPIHGKAESLNLATAAAVCLYASARAQRPRHVPEA